A single genomic interval of Rhizobium leguminosarum bv. trifolii WSM1325 harbors:
- a CDS encoding S-adenosylmethionine:diacylglycerol 3-amino-3-carboxypropyl transferase protein (KEGG: rec:RHECIAT_CH0003018 S-adenosylmethionine:diacylglycerol 3-amino-3-carboxypropyl transferase protein), producing MSEFAPDAGFRKNRKLKDALLRHKAFSKDGFSERLFGLLFSGLVYPQIWEDPDLDMQAMELKPNHRIVTIGSGGCNMLAYLSKAPASIDVVDLNPHHIALNRLKLAAFKHLPGHADLVRFLAMPNEKSNSRAYDQHLAARLDEATRSYWNGRKFGRRRVTVFDRNIYETGLLGRFIGAAHLLARLHGVKLREMTKTRSIREQRQFFDEQIAPLFEKPVVRWITGRKSSLFGLGIPPQQYDELASLAADHSIAPVLKHRLEKLACHFPMSDNYFAWQAFGRRYGTEAEGPLPTYLKSEHYQVIRANVDRVNVHHASFTELLAREPAASRDRYILLDAQDWMTDEQLNDVWTEITRTAREGARVIFRTAAEKSIIEGRLAPAIRGQWDYFEEKSRELTALDRSAIYGGFHIYGKKA from the coding sequence ATGTCAGAATTTGCACCGGATGCCGGCTTCCGCAAGAACCGGAAACTCAAGGATGCCCTTCTCCGCCATAAGGCCTTTTCGAAGGATGGCTTTTCCGAGCGTCTCTTCGGCCTTCTTTTCTCCGGCCTCGTCTATCCGCAGATCTGGGAGGATCCGGATCTCGACATGCAGGCGATGGAGCTGAAGCCCAATCATCGCATCGTTACCATCGGCTCCGGCGGCTGCAACATGCTCGCCTATCTCTCCAAGGCGCCGGCCTCGATCGACGTCGTCGATCTCAACCCGCACCACATCGCGCTGAACCGCCTGAAGCTTGCCGCCTTCAAACATCTTCCAGGTCACGCCGATCTCGTCCGCTTCCTGGCAATGCCGAACGAGAAGTCGAACAGCCGTGCCTACGACCAGCATCTTGCCGCCCGCCTCGATGAGGCAACCCGCAGCTACTGGAACGGCCGCAAGTTCGGCCGCCGCCGCGTCACCGTTTTCGATCGCAACATTTACGAAACGGGTCTGCTCGGCCGCTTCATCGGCGCGGCCCACCTTCTTGCCCGCCTGCATGGCGTCAAACTGCGCGAGATGACCAAGACCCGCTCGATCCGCGAGCAGCGCCAGTTCTTCGACGAGCAGATCGCGCCGCTCTTCGAAAAGCCGGTCGTGCGCTGGATTACCGGCCGTAAGAGCTCGCTCTTCGGCCTCGGCATTCCGCCGCAGCAATATGACGAACTCGCAAGCCTTGCCGCCGATCATTCGATCGCACCGGTGCTGAAGCATCGCCTGGAAAAGCTCGCCTGTCATTTCCCGATGAGCGACAATTATTTCGCCTGGCAGGCCTTCGGCCGCCGTTACGGCACCGAAGCGGAGGGCCCGCTGCCGACCTATCTGAAGTCGGAGCACTATCAGGTGATCCGCGCCAATGTCGACCGCGTCAACGTTCACCACGCAAGCTTCACCGAGCTTCTGGCCCGCGAGCCGGCCGCCTCGCGCGACCGCTACATTCTGCTCGACGCGCAGGACTGGATGACGGACGAGCAGCTGAACGACGTCTGGACGGAAATCACCCGCACGGCGCGCGAAGGCGCCCGCGTGATCTTCCGCACCGCCGCCGAAAAGAGCATCATCGAAGGCCGCCTGGCTCCGGCGATCCGCGGCCAATGGGATTACTTCGAGGAAAAGTCGCGTGAACTGACTGCGCTCGATCGCTCGGCAATCTACGGCGGCTTCCACATCTACGGGAAGAAGGCGTGA
- a CDS encoding lytic murein transglycosylase (TIGRFAM: lytic murein transglycosylase~PFAM: Peptidoglycan-binding domain 1 protein~KEGG: rec:RHECIAT_CH0003021 probable membrane-bound lytic murein transglycosylase protein) translates to MHRSLASCSALALLFALALAGVAAAQQAPDAAPAAPCGGDLSAFLEGVKKDAVAAGASAAAADEAFAGAEIDPKVLSRDRAQGVFKQTFLEFSQRTVSQARLDIGRQKMKQYADVFARAEQDFGVPPGVITAFWAMETDFGAVQGDFNTRNALVTLSHDCRRPELFRPQLIALIEMVQHGDLDPATNTGAWAGEIGQVQMLPRDIIAYGMDGDGDGHIRLKQSGPDAILTAAKFIQHLGFERGQPWLQEVTVPDNLPFEKSGLGGTMKAGEWFALGVKPRDGNTAFGNLEGDLVLPQGRMGPAFIAYPNFKIYLEWNKSFIYTTSAAYFGTRLSGAEPYLKGVPEQGLASDQMKALQTKLQSLGHDVGEIDGILGSGTRVAIQKEQQRLGMPADGWATPALLNAL, encoded by the coding sequence ATGCACCGCTCGCTCGCAAGCTGCTCTGCACTCGCCCTCCTGTTTGCGCTTGCCCTCGCCGGCGTCGCGGCCGCCCAGCAGGCGCCTGACGCAGCCCCGGCCGCACCCTGCGGCGGCGATCTGTCCGCCTTCCTCGAAGGTGTCAAGAAAGACGCAGTCGCAGCCGGCGCCAGTGCGGCAGCCGCCGACGAGGCCTTCGCCGGCGCCGAGATCGACCCCAAGGTCCTGAGCCGGGATCGCGCCCAGGGCGTCTTCAAGCAGACCTTCCTCGAATTCTCCCAGCGCACCGTCAGCCAGGCCCGCCTCGACATCGGCCGCCAGAAGATGAAGCAATATGCCGACGTCTTTGCCCGCGCCGAGCAGGATTTCGGCGTGCCCCCGGGCGTCATCACCGCCTTCTGGGCGATGGAAACCGATTTCGGCGCCGTCCAGGGCGATTTCAACACCCGCAACGCTCTTGTGACGCTGTCGCATGATTGCCGTCGCCCGGAACTCTTCCGTCCGCAGCTGATCGCTCTTATTGAGATGGTCCAGCACGGCGACCTCGACCCCGCCACCAATACCGGCGCCTGGGCCGGCGAGATCGGCCAAGTGCAAATGCTGCCGCGCGACATCATTGCCTATGGCATGGATGGCGACGGCGACGGTCATATCCGCCTGAAGCAGAGCGGCCCGGACGCCATCCTGACGGCGGCGAAATTCATCCAGCACCTCGGCTTCGAGCGCGGCCAGCCCTGGCTGCAGGAAGTGACCGTGCCCGATAACCTGCCCTTTGAGAAGTCCGGTCTTGGCGGCACGATGAAAGCGGGAGAATGGTTCGCGCTCGGCGTCAAGCCGCGCGACGGCAATACCGCCTTCGGCAACTTGGAAGGCGATCTCGTTCTGCCACAAGGCCGCATGGGACCGGCTTTTATCGCCTATCCCAATTTCAAGATCTATCTCGAATGGAACAAGTCGTTCATCTACACGACCTCGGCCGCCTATTTCGGGACACGCCTTTCGGGCGCCGAACCCTATCTCAAGGGCGTGCCGGAACAGGGGCTTGCCAGCGACCAGATGAAGGCGCTGCAGACCAAACTGCAGTCGCTCGGCCATGATGTCGGCGAGATCGACGGTATCCTCGGCTCCGGCACACGTGTCGCGATCCAGAAGGAACAGCAGCGCCTCGGCATGCCGGCCGACGGCTGGGCGACGCCTGCCCTCCTCAACGCCCTCTGA
- a CDS encoding protein of unknown function DUF6 transmembrane (PFAM: protein of unknown function DUF6 transmembrane~KEGG: ret:RHE_CH02870 putative permease protein), with amino-acid sequence MDSRMNAWTWGLLVLLGLIWGGSFFFARIAVQHVPPLTLVFFRLLLAALALHIYIAGRFDFYAILKARWREFLILGLINNALPHALIFFGQTRIGAGLAAILNATTPIWTVLIANYFTSDEKLSPAKIAGCLVGLAGTIVLIGPGMSAGGEAPLWALLLPVLAAISYGFAATYGKRFKNVPAPVTAAGQLTASSLIALPLSLLADRPWALAAPPLDALLAILALALLSTAFGYILYFRIMATAGATNASLVTLLVPPSAILLGVLFLGERLALSEFAGMALIGFGLVILDGRAYRLLAKAA; translated from the coding sequence GTGGACAGCAGGATGAATGCCTGGACCTGGGGTCTGCTGGTCCTGCTCGGCTTGATCTGGGGCGGCTCATTCTTCTTTGCCCGCATCGCCGTCCAGCACGTGCCGCCGCTGACCCTCGTCTTCTTCAGGCTGCTGCTCGCAGCGCTGGCGCTGCATATCTATATCGCCGGCCGTTTCGACTTCTATGCGATCCTCAAAGCCCGCTGGCGCGAATTCCTGATCCTCGGGCTCATCAACAATGCCCTGCCGCATGCGCTGATCTTCTTCGGCCAGACCCGCATCGGCGCCGGTCTTGCGGCGATCCTGAATGCGACGACACCGATCTGGACCGTGCTGATCGCCAACTACTTCACCTCAGACGAGAAGCTGTCGCCGGCAAAGATCGCCGGCTGCCTGGTCGGCCTGGCCGGAACGATCGTGCTGATCGGCCCCGGCATGTCGGCCGGTGGCGAAGCCCCGCTCTGGGCGCTGCTTCTTCCCGTGCTTGCTGCGATCTCCTATGGTTTCGCCGCCACTTACGGAAAACGCTTCAAGAATGTTCCCGCCCCTGTTACCGCAGCCGGCCAGTTGACCGCCTCTTCGCTGATTGCGCTGCCGCTGTCGCTGCTGGCCGATCGCCCCTGGGCGCTTGCCGCACCGCCGCTCGATGCCCTCCTCGCCATCCTGGCACTGGCGCTGCTGTCGACCGCCTTCGGCTACATCCTCTATTTCCGGATCATGGCAACGGCCGGCGCCACCAATGCCTCGCTCGTCACCCTGCTGGTGCCGCCGAGCGCCATCCTTCTCGGCGTGCTCTTCCTCGGCGAAAGGCTGGCCCTGAGCGAGTTTGCCGGCATGGCGCTGATCGGTTTCGGCCTCGTCATTCTCGACGGCCGCGCCTATCGCCTGCTGGCCAAGGCCGCCTAA
- a CDS encoding 5,10-methylenetetrahydrofolate reductase (KEGG: rec:RHECIAT_CH0003023 5,10-methylenetetrahydrofolate reductase protein~TIGRFAM: 5,10-methylenetetrahydrofolate reductase~PFAM: methylenetetrahydrofolate reductase) has product MALKNDARGRNIRVSFEFFPPKSEEMEGQLWHTVSQLQDWDPDFVSVTYGAGGTTRAPTLTTVTRFLSQTPLATASHLTCVGATKEETHQVVDTFRKAGVTHFVALRGDAPGGAGVPYQPHPGGYANAAELVAGLKEIGDFEISVSAYPEKHPESRDTAADIDMLKRKADNGADRALTQFFFDNDNFERYLERVRGAGISIPVVPGIMPIQNLTQLKRFAGACGTVIPAFLDERFAGFDDKPEERAKVAAEVAAEQIEDLVRRGIHDFHLYTMNRAPLVSAVLDNLGLSRPAAKQKVLALPPDLCASEGHAAL; this is encoded by the coding sequence ATGGCTTTGAAAAACGATGCGCGCGGCCGCAACATCAGGGTCTCTTTCGAATTTTTCCCGCCGAAATCGGAGGAGATGGAAGGGCAGCTCTGGCATACCGTCAGCCAGTTGCAGGACTGGGACCCGGATTTCGTGTCGGTAACCTATGGCGCCGGCGGCACCACCAGAGCGCCGACGCTGACCACCGTCACGCGGTTCCTGTCGCAGACGCCGCTTGCCACCGCCTCGCATCTCACCTGCGTCGGCGCGACCAAGGAAGAGACGCATCAGGTGGTCGACACGTTCCGCAAAGCCGGTGTGACGCATTTCGTGGCGCTGCGCGGCGATGCGCCCGGTGGTGCCGGCGTGCCCTACCAGCCGCATCCCGGCGGATATGCCAATGCGGCGGAGCTGGTGGCCGGCCTGAAGGAAATCGGCGATTTCGAGATTTCGGTTTCCGCCTATCCGGAAAAACACCCGGAGAGCCGCGATACGGCGGCCGATATCGACATGCTGAAGCGCAAGGCCGACAATGGCGCCGACCGGGCACTGACGCAGTTCTTCTTCGACAACGACAATTTCGAGCGCTACCTGGAGCGGGTGCGCGGCGCCGGCATCTCGATCCCTGTCGTGCCCGGCATCATGCCGATCCAGAACCTGACGCAGCTGAAGCGCTTCGCCGGGGCCTGCGGCACTGTTATCCCCGCCTTTCTCGACGAGCGCTTTGCAGGCTTCGACGACAAGCCCGAGGAGCGGGCGAAGGTCGCCGCCGAAGTCGCTGCCGAACAGATCGAAGATCTCGTCCGGCGCGGCATCCACGACTTCCATCTCTATACGATGAACCGTGCGCCGCTGGTTTCCGCCGTGCTCGACAATCTCGGCCTCTCCCGCCCCGCCGCGAAACAAAAAGTGCTGGCGCTGCCGCCTGATCTTTGCGCGTCTGAAGGACACGCGGCGCTGTAA
- a CDS encoding glycoside hydrolase family 25 (PFAM: glycoside hydrolase family 25~SMART: glycoside hydrolase family 25~KEGG: ret:RHE_CH02868 glycoside hydrolase protein): protein MRRLLFCVLPLAILLAGCSSSGYDYLETASIKPKTRFKDTDPQDFGPKHPQQNQVHGIDISKWQGDIDWRTVKNSGVAFAFIKATEGKDRVDPRFDEYWREARAAGIPHAPYHFYYFCSSADQQADWFIRNVPKEAMRLPPVLDVEWNAESKTCRYRPDAETVRAEMQRFMDRLEAYYGRRPIIYTSVDFHRENLAGYFQDYHFWVRSVAKHPEVTYSDRRWAFWQYTSTGVIPGISGPTDINVFAGSAKNWNNWVAAVSKDRNS from the coding sequence ATGCGCCGGCTTTTGTTTTGCGTTTTGCCCCTAGCCATCCTGCTGGCCGGCTGCAGTTCCTCCGGCTATGACTATCTCGAAACGGCGTCGATCAAACCGAAGACGCGCTTCAAGGATACCGATCCGCAGGATTTCGGTCCGAAGCATCCCCAGCAGAACCAGGTCCACGGCATCGATATCTCCAAATGGCAGGGCGATATCGATTGGCGCACGGTAAAGAACTCTGGTGTCGCTTTCGCCTTCATCAAGGCAACGGAAGGCAAGGACAGGGTCGATCCGCGCTTCGACGAATACTGGCGCGAGGCCCGCGCCGCCGGCATCCCCCACGCTCCCTATCATTTCTATTATTTCTGCTCTTCGGCCGATCAGCAGGCCGACTGGTTCATCCGTAACGTACCGAAGGAGGCCATGCGCCTGCCGCCGGTGCTCGACGTCGAATGGAACGCCGAATCGAAAACCTGCCGCTACCGCCCCGACGCTGAAACGGTGCGCGCCGAAATGCAGCGTTTCATGGACCGGTTGGAAGCCTATTACGGCAGGCGCCCGATCATCTATACCTCGGTCGATTTCCACCGCGAAAATCTCGCCGGCTACTTCCAGGATTATCATTTCTGGGTTCGTTCGGTGGCAAAACACCCCGAGGTGACCTATTCCGACCGCCGCTGGGCCTTCTGGCAATATACCTCGACCGGCGTCATTCCCGGCATCAGCGGTCCGACCGATATCAATGTCTTTGCCGGCAGTGCAAAGAACTGGAACAATTGGGTCGCAGCCGTTTCCAAGGATAGAAATTCTTAG
- a CDS encoding transcriptional regulator, ArsR family (PFAM: Methyltransferase type 11; UbiE/COQ5 methyltransferase; regulatory protein ArsR; Methyltransferase type 12~SMART: regulatory protein ArsR~KEGG: rec:RHECIAT_CH0003024 probable methyltransferase transcriptional regulator protein, ArsR family): MSEPLKLGLDALVDVLKAAGEPTRLRLLALLDGGDLTVTDLTEILGQSQPRISRHLKLLGEAELIERYQEGAWAYFRLKQDGKAAMLVRALLKHVSENDPTILRDGERLSLVKRQRAERAQAYFSRNAAEWDELRRLHAADEEVDAAVIRLLGSQPIDSLLDLGTGTGRILELLSGLYRRATGVDASRDMLSVARANLDKSRITKATVRHADILNLPFEGQDFDLVTIHQVLHFFDQPEIAIAEAARMLRPGGRLVVIDLAPHTLEYLRGEHAHVRLGFSHQAMSDWLRKAGLDVEQVVDLHPGQQSGQGLTVTVWLARDPRRLMASQTSEGAEPTFAGRV, from the coding sequence ATGAGCGAACCCTTGAAGCTTGGACTGGATGCGCTGGTGGACGTCTTGAAGGCGGCCGGCGAGCCCACGCGCTTGCGTCTTCTGGCGCTTCTTGACGGCGGCGATCTGACGGTGACCGATCTTACCGAAATTCTCGGCCAATCCCAGCCCCGCATCTCCCGCCACCTGAAGCTGCTTGGCGAGGCCGAACTGATCGAACGCTACCAGGAGGGCGCCTGGGCGTATTTCCGCCTCAAGCAGGACGGTAAGGCAGCCATGCTGGTGCGGGCGTTGCTGAAGCATGTTTCCGAGAACGATCCGACCATCCTTCGCGACGGCGAGCGGCTTTCGCTGGTCAAGCGCCAGCGCGCCGAGCGGGCACAGGCCTATTTCAGCCGCAACGCGGCCGAATGGGACGAACTTCGCCGCCTGCATGCGGCCGATGAGGAGGTCGACGCTGCCGTCATCCGGCTGCTCGGCAGCCAGCCGATCGACTCGCTGCTCGATCTTGGCACCGGCACCGGCCGCATCCTCGAACTCCTGTCCGGGCTCTACCGCAGGGCGACCGGCGTCGATGCCAGCCGCGACATGCTGAGCGTGGCCCGCGCCAATCTCGACAAGTCCCGCATCACCAAGGCCACCGTGCGCCACGCCGATATCCTGAACCTGCCTTTCGAGGGACAGGACTTCGATCTGGTGACGATCCATCAGGTGCTGCATTTCTTCGATCAGCCGGAGATTGCGATCGCGGAAGCGGCGCGCATGCTCCGGCCGGGCGGCCGGCTCGTGGTCATCGACCTTGCGCCGCACACGCTCGAATATCTCCGCGGCGAGCATGCGCATGTCCGTCTCGGTTTTTCGCACCAGGCGATGTCCGACTGGTTACGCAAGGCCGGGCTCGACGTCGAGCAGGTCGTCGATCTTCATCCGGGTCAGCAAAGCGGGCAGGGGTTGACGGTCACCGTCTGGCTCGCGCGCGATCCGAGGCGCCTCATGGCTTCGCAGACGAGCGAAGGCGCCGAACCTACATTTGCCGGGAGGGTATAA
- a CDS encoding Methyltransferase type 11 (PFAM: Methyltransferase type 11; Methyltransferase type 12~KEGG: rec:RHECIAT_CH0003019 S-adenosylmethionine:diacylgycerolhomoserine-N-methyltransferase protein), which yields MSKVGTETAGQSDQHASLMDGMYRYQRHIYDLTRKYYLLGRDSTIRNLDVAEGGSLLEVGCGTGRNMAFAHRHFPTAKLFGLDISQEMLISARKTFATKATIPEFRVADATAFTPREFGVSGFDRILISYALSMIPDWERAVDASIAALNPGGQLHIVDFGQQEGLPGWFRRMLQSWLAKFHVTPRPDLREVLEAQAHENNATLVFDAVGGGYAWRAAIISKRS from the coding sequence GTGAGCAAGGTCGGTACTGAGACGGCAGGACAGAGCGACCAACATGCCAGCCTCATGGATGGCATGTACCGCTACCAGCGGCACATCTACGACCTGACCCGCAAATATTATCTTCTCGGCCGCGACAGCACGATCCGCAATCTCGACGTGGCCGAAGGCGGCAGCCTTCTGGAAGTCGGCTGCGGCACCGGGCGCAACATGGCCTTCGCCCACAGGCATTTCCCGACCGCCAAGCTGTTCGGCCTCGACATTTCCCAGGAGATGCTGATTTCGGCACGCAAGACCTTCGCCACCAAGGCGACGATCCCGGAATTCCGCGTCGCCGACGCCACGGCATTCACACCGCGTGAATTCGGCGTCAGCGGCTTCGACCGCATCCTGATCTCCTATGCCTTGTCGATGATCCCGGACTGGGAGCGCGCCGTCGATGCTTCGATCGCCGCACTCAATCCCGGCGGCCAACTGCACATTGTCGATTTCGGCCAGCAGGAAGGCTTGCCGGGCTGGTTCCGGCGCATGCTGCAGTCCTGGCTTGCGAAATTCCACGTCACCCCGCGCCCCGATCTGCGCGAGGTCCTGGAAGCGCAAGCCCATGAAAACAACGCGACATTGGTGTTCGATGCCGTCGGCGGCGGTTATGCCTGGCGGGCAGCTATTATCAGCAAGCGCTCATAA
- a CDS encoding beta-lactamase (PFAM: beta-lactamase~KEGG: rec:RHECIAT_CH0003017 putative 6-aminohexanoate-dimer hydrolase protein), translated as MRFVLRILKALALLLVVIIVAAAGWLFIRPPQLLRVGDGYAAKIVCSNVFIAGREAEDVLHDDVQAPGNPLLRLVRVSVDPDNDRVTARFMGLFAPSYALYRGAFGCTSVPDGNFEAAAKAAPFDPPAKMQANDALWPEGEGTGNPADGKIAALLADAGIAGPAMRAIVVVRNGRIVAEAYGPGFSAKTPLIGWSMTKTVNAAVLGRLMLGGKVSFDDDSLLAQWKNDARARIKVSDLLGMESGLAFNEDYGDVADVTRMLYLDPDMVSLPANAPMEAAPGQRFRYSSGTAVLLSRIWMDRVGNAQAAFSYPHDALFAPLGMTSAVFELDARGTFAGSSYLYATAHDWARFGQFLLQDGVWNGQRLLPEGFVGAMRTPTAASNGRYTQGQAWLAPGRGSSAEAGLPEDTFWLTGHDGQSMAIVPSANLVVVRLGLTPSRLDYQPQTLLKAILAALPQPGEQQQQAGSQQQTQPQP; from the coding sequence ATGCGATTTGTCCTGCGTATCCTGAAGGCGCTTGCTCTCCTTCTCGTAGTCATCATCGTCGCCGCGGCCGGCTGGCTCTTCATCCGGCCACCGCAACTGCTGCGCGTCGGCGACGGTTATGCCGCCAAGATCGTCTGCTCCAACGTGTTCATCGCCGGCCGGGAGGCGGAGGATGTGCTCCATGACGACGTCCAGGCGCCTGGAAATCCGCTACTGCGGCTGGTGCGCGTCAGCGTCGACCCCGACAACGACCGCGTGACGGCGCGCTTCATGGGACTGTTTGCGCCGAGTTATGCGCTCTATCGCGGCGCTTTCGGCTGCACGAGCGTCCCGGACGGCAATTTCGAGGCGGCTGCGAAGGCAGCGCCCTTCGATCCGCCGGCCAAAATGCAGGCGAATGACGCCTTGTGGCCGGAGGGCGAGGGGACCGGCAATCCGGCGGACGGGAAGATCGCCGCGCTGCTTGCCGATGCCGGAATTGCCGGCCCGGCAATGCGGGCGATCGTGGTGGTGCGCAATGGTCGCATCGTCGCTGAGGCCTATGGCCCCGGCTTCTCGGCGAAGACGCCGCTAATCGGCTGGTCGATGACGAAGACCGTGAATGCGGCGGTCCTCGGCCGGCTGATGCTTGGCGGCAAGGTCTCCTTCGACGATGATAGCCTGTTGGCGCAGTGGAAGAACGATGCGCGCGCCAGAATCAAGGTTTCCGATCTGCTCGGCATGGAGAGCGGCCTTGCCTTTAACGAAGACTATGGCGACGTCGCCGATGTCACGCGCATGCTCTATCTCGATCCCGACATGGTATCGCTGCCGGCCAATGCACCGATGGAGGCAGCGCCCGGCCAACGCTTCCGCTATTCGAGCGGCACGGCCGTGCTGCTCTCGCGCATCTGGATGGACAGGGTCGGCAATGCTCAGGCGGCTTTTTCCTATCCGCACGACGCGTTGTTTGCCCCGCTCGGCATGACGAGCGCCGTATTCGAACTCGATGCGCGCGGCACGTTCGCCGGAAGCTCCTATCTTTATGCGACGGCGCATGACTGGGCGCGCTTTGGGCAGTTCCTGCTGCAAGACGGCGTGTGGAACGGACAGCGACTGTTGCCGGAGGGTTTTGTCGGCGCCATGCGCACCCCGACGGCGGCTTCGAACGGGCGGTATACGCAGGGCCAGGCCTGGCTCGCACCCGGTCGCGGCTCGAGCGCTGAGGCCGGGCTGCCTGAGGATACGTTCTGGTTGACGGGCCATGACGGGCAGAGCATGGCGATCGTGCCTTCCGCCAATCTGGTGGTCGTCAGGCTTGGCCTGACGCCGAGCAGGCTCGACTATCAGCCGCAGACGCTGCTGAAGGCGATCCTGGCGGCATTGCCACAACCGGGAGAGCAGCAACAACAGGCCGGATCGCAACAACAGACCCAGCCGCAGCCATAG